The genomic interval GGAAAAATCAGTCAATCGGCACTTTTTGCCTCCTTCGCTTGCGAATGCGGGAGGGTATTTGAAGCGTTAAGGCGTAATGACGCCAAGGTTTGAGTAGGGCGCGCTGTCCCAGCGCGCCGCGGCGGTTTCGGAGAAACCGCCCTACCCGGGCCACCGGCCCGGGCTACATCCCCATTAACGATCAACCCTCCGGACTCGGATCCACCCGCAAGGTCGTCTCCCCGATCTCCACTGCATCGCCCGCTTGCAACTGCACGCGGCCGGTGATTTGCGCACCATTAACCTGTGTGCCGTATCGGCTGCCCAAGTCCTCCAGCCAGCACACGCCATTTTCCAGCCACACCCGAGCGTGCAACCGACTCACGGTGGTATCCGGGCTGAGGTCAATATGGATGCCCTCGCGATTGTTCGGGCGCCCCACCGTCACCACCTCAGCCGAAAGCTGTTTGATGTGCCACTTGCCCTGATATTGATAGCTGATTTGCATATCGTTGAAAACTGTCGCCCCTTTTTATTCGCAAATAAATTGGCAAAAAGGCAATCCTGAAATAGAAACTCCGTATGAACCCAGCCGCGCCGCAAGCGCCCCAAACACCCCAACCGCGCGAACTGGTTCCCGGCCAACTCGTCGGGGCCGGTCGGTACACGTTGCGCTGGATGCTGGCCGCCGGGGGCACTTGCCGCGTGTGGCTCGCGCGCGATGAACGCCTTGGCGACACCGTGGCGCTCAAGTTTCTCC from Limisphaerales bacterium carries:
- a CDS encoding FHA domain-containing protein, which encodes MQISYQYQGKWHIKQLSAEVVTVGRPNNREGIHIDLSPDTTVSRLHARVWLENGVCWLEDLGSRYGTQVNGAQITGRVQLQAGDAVEIGETTLRVDPSPEG